TCATTAATTTTAAGTCATTACTTTCAGATTTACATTTAATGCAGTAAAATAAAAGAGTATAATAATATAGTATAGTATAATTATACAGTACTGAGTTTCTTAGTattgtaagccagcggaaggcttcgatcggatgaccaaaaactccagatgtggatcatcatatgattaagactcGATCGagaccatgcctaacccttctagggtagggtaggtgcctgagccggagcttgtagctcacaagactgttattcccattagctcccttggggcggggatggcagaccagagaggcctagcttgtggctaggcttggggacaattggtcccaaagatgaggaggtatttgtgcctcctcccatgggagacttaggtctcagacactccctaaagagggagccaaggccgggccaccacttggaaaaggcccgggccgggagaataccggcgaatctttaataataataataattaagacttgcgtcaggaaacacttgtttcctgacgaaccttacttaacctaaacATCATAATTCTTCGCAGAATAACTCACCATACAATCGGAAATCCGACTGTTTACAGTGATAGTAAAAACTTGGATAAGAAAATCTCTTATGCATAGTAATAATTTATCATTTAGTCCTTTACATTCTGTAGTTCGGGAATTACAAGGGGAAACTGTATTGAAAAGCATTTCTGAAATTCTGTCCGGTGGTTTCTCTTGCATAATTTAAGTTACAAAGGTGCAACAGACTGGTAGTAAAGGATTTTCCTGATGTGAAACAGATTTTTTagatagattttgccaccgaagtggctagtttattgtgcaccccatatccatcctgtggacggtagcgcgagagcatgtggatacacaaaaggcctaggaactaggccccaaagggttaacaggaatacatatggatttatatctacatatctatagttcacttatctgttacaagcaaatttaggaaatttgcttagtatatctggtatcttattttcattaataagatatcttgacatgtcacaggttattatactgtctgtctctgtattcctcaataagtggacaattaagcacatagtgttcaagagagtgaccatatacctgatcacataatttacatttagtttgatcatcatctgtgtgtctcccaaactgccagaaatacttgtaaccaagcctaagcctggccactacaacatcagtcagtctgttcacattgcaagttgctccataaacatacttatctacgttcatgttatcatagtgggttatagatctactcaggcttctaactgcattcctataacaatcatcttcattatttacttctctcctaatattattcctaatgctagacacagttataccaaagttatattctacgttctccttctggatactcttcttggctaacatatcaactttatcatgaaggagtaatccaatgtgtgatgggatccatagcaattgtacattaattcctttgtccctaatttttgagtatctatacctggcttccccaatgagcatgatgttggagtcattatatgagccaagagccttcaatgatgacatagaatcagtaatgatgattcaaattcaaattcaaagtttattctctataaggattacaatgctgagtttacagaaatttggttattgtttggtttacatgtagtaaaattgtgattacagagtgtaccactagaacgcttagcatggctaggcatttcgggcatacttagtttttttcttaattgtaaaatattacaaattatgaggtaagttggtattatggctaagtgactaaatactagtttgtgagtttagcaatgtgaatgcttttgttttggcacagtacatagtttcagtattggagtatcacaggattcattattttaagactgagattaatatttccgtttatggtcaaatgagtgagtgagtgtaagtgtgaaccaccaggtggtattcgtgtagttagttgacggggtgtatcagggagataagatgttttctaatggtagttttgaaggtgatgaatgtgtctgcagttctagagttctcaggtagggtattccaaattttagggcctttgacatacattgaatttttgtaaaggtttagtcggacacggggaatgtcgtagagatgtttgtgtctggtgttatgcctgtgggttctgtcacaactatcaagaaagcgttttaggtcaaggttgatattagagtttaaggccctgtagatatagattgcacagtagtaagtgtggatgtactgaactgggagcaagtttagatctatgaagagtggggggtgtgttgccagggatgggatttagtgattattcttactgcagctttttgttgggttattattggctttaggtgtgttgctgcagttgatccccaaacacaaatagcataggtgaggtatggataaataagtgagtggtatagtgtgagaagggcattttgcggcacgtagtatcgtatcttggagaggatcccaaccgttttggatacttttttggctatatgctggatatgggtgctgaaattcaggttgttgtcaaggtataagcctaggaattttcccccattatttctggtaattagagtgttgtcaatcttaatgttaatttgtgcatctcctgctctgctaccaaacataatatagtaggtattgtcagtgttaagcgtaagtttattggctgtcatccaagtcgatattttaatcagctcctcattcacaatggtgttgagggtggcaagattagggtgagagatgacataagtcgtgtcatcagcaaagagaatgggtttcaggtgttgggatacgtttggaaggtcattgatgtatatgaggaagagcaggggaccaaggacacttccctgcggaactccagtatcaagtggccgtgttgctgatgctgtgtctttaatggtgacgtactgatacctattagtaatgtaagatttgaaataagcaagtgcatggcctcttataccgtagtgatcaagtttgtggaataggatgtcgtggtctactgtgtcaaaagcttttcttaggtcaataaaaattcctagtggatattccttattttccaatgctgtgtaaagcagatctagcatttttatgattgcatcattagtgcttttatttttcctaaatccaaactggcaggggttgagtatgttttgagccgttataaatgaatacagtcaatagagtcaagctcagtgtcataggttagctttagcgccattagggttgcaaacaattcagtttgcagtgtagacgcccagttgttaattcttatgcctaactcaacaaattttttatcgttcttaactagggaggtggcaacaagagcagatgcagccctgccagaagactcctgtttagatccatcagtgtatataacttgtgataacttattactaccagctaggcgaaaaatttcttcttgagcagttgctctaacaagagatttaaggaagggattactagcaatgagcttcttgggagggacttgtagatatgtgatattaaatgaacacatcttccatggaggggtgaaatgctcttgttgcctacagtgatacagttcatgcaggttataaaacttaatgcaattgcacgttttcacaatccatttagatctgtgtgtatttacctctagacacttggtaagattcactgtgacagtgtgaaACAGAACTGCCTGGAAGCCTATTTTTTGCTCTCCAAGTATTTTTCGCTTTTCATATTTTTTCcggattttttaaatttttgtccATAGAAGCACATCTATAGTTTAAAAAGTTTACCTCTTTTATTTTTTATGTATGTGTACCTTTGtgatttgtgtgtttgtgtatgtttgtatatgcGTGAATTTATGTTAATGATCTTACCTATATGAAGTGTGCGTATATACCTGTGTGGGTTTTTGTATACGTGTgtatcttttttttatttatgcgtACCTGTGTACGTTTGTGTTCGTGTATGTATGGATTTGTGAGTGAACGCATGTGgactgcgtgtgtgtatgtatgtgtctgtgAGCGTGGCTGGAGGGGAAGGGgccagggtgatggaggagaCGTCAGTGCTACAGCGATCatgatagtgggtggtggtgtgtaccCTGGCGTGTGGCTGCTGGCTGTGGCCCTGGCAGGAGCCGCCTTCTCGTCAACGCCAGCGGCAGAAATTTCCTATGAGGAACTCCTGGGCGTTTTGACCCACCTGGAGGAGACGCTGCAGGAGTCGGTCGGCTGCGCGGGTAGGATGGAGAAGTTGTGGGAGGCTGTACGCATCCGCACTGCCATGTTGGAGGATATGAAAGCCTCAGTGTTGAAGAGGATGGACCAGATTTCTGAGATCAGGAAAAATGACAGCCAGAGGATAGAAGGTGAGGGGTATTATTGTCAGTAAGGTTATATACATACGCACCGCAGTGTCTATTTTGGTGCATGCATGCCATCCATGTTCagtaaaaaagaaaagaaaaggtaTTCATTGTCGTTTCATCAAATTCATCACCACAGCTTCACCTCCAAGCTATGACGCCTCATTAACCCACAGCACTGACCACAgctctcaccatcacagcactgaccacagctctcaccatcacagcactgaccacagctctcaccatcacagcactgaccacagctctcaccatcacagcactgaccacagctctcaccatcacagcactgaccacagctctcaccatcacagcactgaccacagctctcaccatcacagcactgaccacagctctcaccatcacagcactgaccacagctctcaccatcacagcactgaccacagctctcaccatcacagcactgaccacagctctcaccatcacagcactgaccacagctctcaccatcacagcactgaccacagctctcaccatcacagcactgaccacagctctcaccatcacagcactgaccacagctctcaccatcacagcactgaccacagctctcaccatcacagcactgaccacagctctcaccatcacagcactgaccacagctctcaccatcacagcactgaccacagctctcaccatcacagcactgaccacagctctcaccatcacagcactgaccacagctctcaccatcacagcactgaccacagctctcaccatcacagcactgaccacctctcaccatcacagcactgaccacagctctcaccatcacagcactgaccacagctctcaccatcacagcactgaccacagctctcaccatcacagcactgaccacagctctcaccatcacagcactgaccacagctctcaccatcacagcactgaccacagctctcaccatcacagcactgaccacagctctcaccatcacagcactgaccacagctctcaccatcacagcactgaccacagctctcaccatcacagcactgaccacagctctcaccatcacagcactgaccacagctctcaccatcacagcactgaccacagctctcaccatcacagcactgaccacagctctcaccatcacagcactgaccacagctctcaccatcacagcactgaccacagctctcaccatcacagcactgaccacagctctcaccatcacagcactgaccacagctctcaccatcacagcactgaccacagctctcaccatcacagcactgaccacagctctcaccatcacagcactgaccacagctctcaccatcacagcactgaccacagctctcaccatcacagcactgaccacctctcaccatcacagcactgaccacagctctcaccatcacagcactgaccacagctctcaccatcacagcactgaccacagctctcaccatcacagcactgaccacagctctcaccatcacaacactgaccacagctctcaccatcacagcactgaccacagctctcaccatcacagcactgaccacagctctcaccatcacagcactgaccacagctctcaccatcacagcactgaccacagctctcaccatcacagcactgaccacagctctcaccatcacagcactgaccacagctctcaccatcacagcactgaccacagctctcaccatcacagcactgaccacagctctcaccatcacagcactgaccacagctctcaccatcacagcactgaccacagctctcaccatcacagcactgaccacagctctcaccatcacagcactgaccacagctctcaccatcacagcactgACCACAGCTCTCACCATCACAGCTTTCACCATACTGACCACAgctctcaccatcacagcactgaccacagctctcaccatcacagcactgaccacagctctcaccatcacagcactgaccacagctctcaccatcacagcacttACCACAGCTCTCACCATTCACAATACTCTCAAGCTACGCTACACTATTATTAACTTCTTTGCTACTGTCCAATACCACTTGACCACCTCTCACAGCCTGCCATTGCTTCAGCGTCCCCACACGCCGGGAGCATCATACGTAATGCAGCAGCtgctccttgatgctggcgaggggctcttgatctaggtaattggatttgtgctccaattccctgagttaagcctgaatgccttccatccctccccctccacaggcgctgtataatccttaccggtttagcgctccccctgatACTAACACTGAGTGTATATATGTTTTCTGTATGGCAGGGAAATGCATTTTACTGTATAAAATAATTAATTGGTACTGATGCCTGCCGTCATTCCCTACCCAGTGTGTGCCGAGACTTTCACCCAAGTGGAAGGCAGTTGCTTCCACCTGTACAATGATCATCTTTGGCAGTGGTGGAGGTCAAGGTTCCACTGCTGGATCTTGGGAGGTGACCTAGCTCAACCAGACGACCTTTACACCCTCAGGAACCTTCTTCAGGACAGAGGTAAGACAACCCACTGATTTCTTATAAAAATCATTAGAGGAATCATTCTTTCAGCTGAAAAGCCGAATAAAAAAAATGCCTTTAGAAAATGTTCTGATTTAATAAGAAGAAAAACTCAGCAAAAACATAATAAACATCAACTGCATTAATTTACAGAAATTGTTTGTGGCATATTTACTCTGCTACTAAATCTGTTTATTACTAAATctgtttattaatatttattatccTACTGATAATGTGCACGAACAACACTTTATATTTGACTGTGGATATTATTACTGCGATTTTGTCTGATGTTATTGCCAATTTTCCACTCTAACGCTGCACTACGTTCACGAAAACTGATATTTATTTTTATAGGCTGTCCAGGGTTACTTTCTTTACTCTCACTACCATTGCCAAAAACCACTAACTGTATGTATAGTTGAGCTTCATTTGTCATGCTTCTCCTACCCATTACTCTCtatcctgactcacgaaatcgtaattacacgactgcaaacaaatcacagaacgggtgagactcgaacccatggtaggtgaatCCTGCCATGGGGTTGAACTCCACCTGCTAAGTGATTTGAATATTTTTACTACTCCCTATTTCGTCCTACAGCTGGCACGACGTACTGGCTAGGAGCGAGGACAGCTCCAGGTCTGGATTCTCCGGAATGGAGATGGGTGGGTGGGGAGAGGATGGACCCCTCCCACgttaccatcctcccctccctgtcACAGCCGGCAAACGTAAACAACTGCTTGATGCTGGAGACAGTTGGTGACTACCAGCTGCGGGCCGCCACCTGTGACGAGGCGCATGCAGTCACTCTCTGTGAAATTAAAATGTGAACGTtctatcattatttttttttttttgccatagaGAAAATGCCAttatattttgtgaaaggatacTAAACCCGTGCGCATCATCCAGCACAAAGAGTggtggaagctcgatcctccgtccctaATCGTAAAGCTTTTCTGTGCGTGTTACCCATAATTATTTCCACGTAATCAAATGCATTGACTAATATTGCACCTTAGTGCTTTAAACCCAGGCTAACCTAGCTTCACCACAATTTATGTTATTCCTAAATATTTTTTCTAGTCTGTTATGTATTTTATGAAATAAAATCTTCAAAATGATTTAATCTTTTATTAATTTCAGGCATTGTAAATAAGGCACCGTATCGTTCTTCACGTCGTTCCTCACCTCACACGTCACCTCACACGTCACCACACGTCACCTCACACGTCACCTCACACGTCACCTGGAGACCACAACACTATAAATAAATTTTGAATTATGTTAACGAAACCGCTATTTTGCTGAGTCTGCCATTTATATTATGGAtagtaatggctagtttattgcgtgCAACAtccatactgtggatggtagcagTTGTGTTGCAGTACTCATACTCACCGTGATGTGTTGCAGTGCTTAAATTCAGTCATGTGTTGCAATGCTCAAACTTAGTCATGTGTTGCAGTACTCAAATTCTCAGTGATGTGTTGCAATGCTGAAACTCACAGTGATgcaacataaataacaaaaaggcacaataccgtgactggaacgatacacaaataacccgcacataaaagagagaagcttacgacgacgtttcggtccaacttggaccatttacaaagtcacactaaccagaagtggagcaggacgattatatataggcaggaagaggtggtggtggtggtagtagtagtagtacaagaatggtatataataccgacaagatgaaattaagacacatgcgcaacacccgggctgttgcgcatgtgtcttaatttcatcttgtcggtattatataccattcttgtactactactactaccaccaccacctcttcctgcctatatatagtcgtcctgctccacttctggttagtgtgactttgtaaatggttcaagtcggaccgaaacgtcgtcgtaagcttctctcttttatgtgcgggttatttgtgtatgcaacataAATCTGAAACCCATCCTGTGCAATGGAGCATGAAGGGGCAACCCATCATTTACGATGGGGGTGTAAAAGTCAAAGCATTCAGTGTTATATATTTGTTATTGTAataacgttggtagaattaccgacgtgTGTCCTTATACCTTACATAAGAAATCTTAGTTTTTATTTTaacccagtggttcccaaactttttttcAGGCTGCCGCCACCTTGGCTCCCAGGCcgtccctcccctcccactccccctcatcccaacacacacacactgctcgatGCTGGAATTAGGTTTACTGCAAATTCAAAACAACACCTAACCTAATACAAGTGTATTTATTTCACAAATAAAAATTAGCGTAGTAAACCAATTTATTTAACAATATGAAATGGTAAATTTACATCTTATTTGTAACAAGCATCAGGCTTGAAAACATtaagaagattgagacacttatgcagcatatgggaatcttaattaagattcccatatgctgcataagtgtctcaatcttcaacatgtcggtttttcaaaccattcatcacaaacatTAAGAAGTCTTAGATCCCGCCTTCAGTAATTTTCAGTCTGTTTCTTTGTTTGGAAAGAAGCTTGGCGACTGCACTTAAGCCTCGCTACATACCTAGAGCTTTGGTCCTTGCAGACGTGATAAtccgatcatcaccagtacccctGCGTCGTCTGCTATC
This genomic stretch from Cherax quadricarinatus isolate ZL_2023a chromosome 22, ASM3850222v1, whole genome shotgun sequence harbors:
- the LOC128689787 gene encoding uncharacterized protein, whose translation is MKCAYIPVWVFVYVCIFFLFMRTCVRLCSCMYGFVSERMWTACVYVCVCERGWRGRGQGDGGDVSATAIMIVGGGVYPGVWLLAVALAGAAFSSTPAAEISYEELLGVLTHLEETLQESVGCAGRMEKLWEAVRIRTAMLEDMKASVLKRMDQISEIRKNDSQRIEVCAETFTQVEGSCFHLYNDHLWQWWRSRFHCWILGGDLAQPDDLYTLRNLLQDRAGTTYWLGARTAPGLDSPEWRWVGGERMDPSHVTILPSLSQPANVNNCLMLETVGDYQLRAATCDEAHAVTLCEIKM